In the genome of Xyrauchen texanus isolate HMW12.3.18 chromosome 33, RBS_HiC_50CHRs, whole genome shotgun sequence, one region contains:
- the LOC127626441 gene encoding monocarboxylate transporter 4-like gives MGGAVVDTGNSGVKAPDGGWGWAVLFGCFVITGFSYAFPKAVSVFFKELIREFGVGYSDTAWISSILLAMLYGSGPICSILVNRFGCRPVMMVGGLFASLGMILASFATNIFQIYLSTGVITGLGLALNFQPSLIMLNRYFSEKRPLANGLAAAGSPVALCCLSPLGQVLQYKFGWRGGFLILGGLLLNCCACGALMRPLMAPKKNEVDEKEKETKPKPKLLDFSVFKDRGFVIYTVAAAIMVLGLFVPPVFVVSYAKELGNEDTKSSLLLTILGFIDIFARPTCGIIAGLKWVRPRCVYLFSFAMLFNGITDLVGSLAKDYSSLVVFCIFFGISYGMVGALQFEVLMTIVGTEKFSSAIGLVLLVEAFAVLVGPPGAGRLLDATKNYMYVFLLAGCEVVISALVLAICNFLFINKKPQEPDPPAKMEMAITEAEMEELNKTQLEEKVNGGGTGEIGKEQVEQSIQEIATESENTKVKEPDGIEVDTIELENVSKKVTETNGVVVEPESSL, from the exons ATGGGTGGAGCGGTAGTGGACACTGGCAACAGTGGGGTCAAGGCACCTGATGGAGGATGGGGTTGGGCTGTCCTTTTTGGCTGCTTTGTCATTACTGGCTTTTCCTATGCCTTCCCCAAAGCAGTCAGTGTCTTCTTCAAAGAGCTCATCAGGGAGTTTGGAGTGGGCTACAGTGACACCGCTTGGATCTCCTCCATTCTTCTAGCAATGCTTTATGGCTCAG GCCCAATATGTAGCATCTTGGTGAACCGGTTTGGGTGTCGCCCTGTGATGATGGTGGGTGGCCTTTTTGCCTCCTTGGGTATGATCTTGGCATCGTTCGCAACCAACATATTTCAAATCTATCTCAGCACAGGGGTCATAACAG GTTTGGGTCTTGCCTTGAACTTTCAACCATCACTCATCATGCTGAACAGATACTTCAGTGAGAAAAGGCCCTTGGCCAATGGTCTCGCTGCAGCTGGAAGTCCCGTGGCTCTGTGCTGTTTGTCTCCTCTTGGCCAGGTTCTTCAGTACAAGTTTGGATGGCGAGGAGGCTTCCTTATCCTTGGAGGCTTGCTGCTAAACTGCTGTGCCTGTGGGGCTCTTATGAGGCCCTTGATGGCTCCAAAAAAGAATGAGGTGGATGAAAAAGAGAAGGAAACAAAACCAAAACCCAAGCTGCTTGATTTCAGCGTCTTCAAAGATCGTGGCTTTGTGATTTACACGGTTGCTGCAGCCATTATGGTGCTAGGTCTTTTTGTGCCTCCTGTGTTTGTGGTAAGCTACGCCAAGGAATTGGGCAATGAGGACACAAAGTCTTCCTTGCTGCTCACCATACTGGGGTTCATCGATATCTTTGCCAGGCCCACATGTGGTATCATCGCTGGGCTCAAGTGGGTGCGTCCACGATGTGTCTACCTCTTCAGTTTCGCTATGCTCTTCAATGGCATCACCGATCTTGTTGGCTCCCTGGCAAAAGACTACTCCTCTCTTGTGGTGTTCTGCATCTTCTTTGGTATCTCCTACGGCATGGTTGGAGCCTTACAGTTTGAAGTGTTGATGACCATTGTGGGAACCGAGAAGTTCTCCAGTGCTATCGGCTTGGTGCTTTTGGTTGAAGCCTTTGCTGTATTGGTCGGACCACCTGGAGCAG GCCGGCTTCTGGATGCCACAAAGAACTACATGTACGTCTTCCTGCTAGCAGGCTGTGAGGTCGTCATCTCGGCACTTGTGCTCGCCATCTGTAACTTCCTCTTCATCAATAAGAAGCCCCAAGAGCCTgaccctccagccaagatggagaTGGCCATTACTGAGGCGGAGATGGAGGAGCTCAACAAAACGCAACTAGAGGAGAAAGTCAACGGAGGTGGTACTGGTGAGATTGGGAAGGAGCAAGTCGAGCAGAGCATTCAGGAAATAGCTACAGAGTCTGAGAACACTAAGGTTAAAGAGCCTGATGGCATTGAAGTGGACACAATAGAGCTTGAGAACGTTTCCAAAAAAGTGACGGAAACAAATGGTGTTGTAGTAGAACCCGAATCCTCTTTGTGA